The DNA segment TGCCTCGTCAGGAGTGCTAACTAGTTTATGCCCTCTACTCTCCAAGCTGTTGATCATCAAAGCCTCGTCACTCTTATTAAGCGCGCATCCGTAAGTCTCGATGTAAACTTTTAATGGCATCGTGGTAAGCCCTTGAAGCACGCATACCGATTAACCTAGCTGTGTCTTATATAATAGTCCCTATTTACCTTAAGATTCAGGTAGGCTACGTCGAGAGTGACCTCGTTGAAGAAAATACACGACTACACGTACGAAGAGCTACTGGAAAGGGCATTTATAAGGCTCGCAGGTAGGCGCGGTAGCGGAGAGGTGTTTGAAGTACCCAAGGCTAGCGTACTAGTTATTGGTGGCAAGACAATAATACAGAATTTTAGGGATATTGCACAATTGCTGAACAGAGAAGAAGAGTTGCTAAAGAGGTACTTCATGAAGGAGCTCAACGTGCCCGGATCCGTTAATGAGGCCGGGCAACTGGAGCTTCGCGGAAAATTCAGCGCGATCGCAATAAACCAGCTACTGGAGAGGTTCACCCAAAAATACGTGAAGTGCGCTACGTGCGGGTCTTTCCACACGAAACTGGCTAAGAGGGGAAAGATCTTCACGTTAAAGTGCGAGGCCTGCGGCGCCGAGACAACCTTTCAGGCATTTTAAAGTGGTTGGAATGTCCAGGGAAGTGTACGTAAAGGTCCACGTGGTCGGGCCCGAGATCATTGTTGCTGCGTGTGACAAGGAGCTTCTAGGCTCCGTTGTAAAGGACCCTTCTAGAAAAATACACCTTTACGTAGACCCTGCTTTCTTCGGGGGCGAGCTTAAAGACATAAATGCCTTCCTCGAAATACTCAGTAAAGCGAGTAGCGCAAACCTCGTCGGTAAGGACGTCGTGGAGGCCGCTATTCAAGCAAGGTTAGTGCACAATGATGCAGTGTTAAACGTCAACGGCGTATTAATAGCCTTCTTTACTAGGTTCTGAGCATGTGGTTTTGCGTGAAGTGCGGTAAAAGAGTCCCGAAAGAGGAGCTAATAAGGGGCTACTGCATTGATTGCTTTACCCGTAACATCGGTCT comes from the Desulfurococcaceae archaeon genome and includes:
- a CDS encoding translation initiation factor IF-2 subunit beta: MTSLKKIHDYTYEELLERAFIRLAGRRGSGEVFEVPKASVLVIGGKTIIQNFRDIAQLLNREEELLKRYFMKELNVPGSVNEAGQLELRGKFSAIAINQLLERFTQKYVKCATCGSFHTKLAKRGKIFTLKCEACGAETTFQAF
- a CDS encoding DUF424 family protein; protein product: MSREVYVKVHVVGPEIIVAACDKELLGSVVKDPSRKIHLYVDPAFFGGELKDINAFLEILSKASSANLVGKDVVEAAIQARLVHNDAVLNVNGVLIAFFTRF